In Chitinophaga sp. HK235, a single window of DNA contains:
- a CDS encoding RagB/SusD family nutrient uptake outer membrane protein: MKRIHIIACLLCMIILGMSCKKVLELNPRETPSSGVYWQNENDALAGLLGGYSLLRDALTDQNRYYVYGDAPCNTFLITYGSDYDIHQLRDGSFDGVYYGGLDNLQDWTPFYKAIAQANLLIKKIPAIPATAFKVQERKNYFLGEAYYLRAFNYFFISKVWGDVPLVTDAVEDVSEARNYGREAQQKVLEQAIADLEQAKKLLPVTTENTGDRGIRASLATALALEAHIYAWMGNYAKCEENTREIVNNPGKFNLTFITDSAEYVKMTIGHSTESIFEININYNQNEGSKKGIAERTLYDPFLATRKPVNTDDVPWLVNMETIGKIYDRFSSDTTDLRFKVWYYALDSRWPMLRKYTSVIYKDGDIKRDPWYSNNILISRLSDIILLRAEALFKLGDEAGARTLTDKIRQRAGVAPTNPALSGDDLFTFIVHERVRELYAEGQTYWDLCRTKKLGDFNDKFSGAFTQGNANYGRTYWPINRNIFKDNPLMKQTSYWNGRL, from the coding sequence ATGAAACGAATCCATATAATTGCCTGCCTGTTATGCATGATCATACTGGGGATGTCCTGTAAAAAAGTGCTGGAGCTGAATCCCCGGGAAACGCCGTCCAGCGGTGTTTACTGGCAGAATGAAAACGATGCGCTCGCAGGCCTGCTCGGCGGTTACTCGCTGCTGCGTGATGCCCTCACCGACCAAAACCGCTACTACGTATACGGTGATGCGCCCTGTAATACGTTCCTGATCACTTATGGCAGCGACTATGATATACACCAGCTGCGTGACGGTTCCTTTGATGGTGTATATTACGGAGGTCTCGATAATCTCCAGGACTGGACACCGTTCTATAAAGCGATTGCACAGGCTAACCTGCTGATCAAAAAAATACCTGCCATTCCTGCCACCGCGTTTAAGGTACAGGAAAGGAAAAACTATTTTCTCGGTGAAGCTTATTATCTCCGCGCGTTCAACTATTTCTTTATTTCAAAGGTGTGGGGAGATGTGCCGCTTGTTACAGATGCCGTGGAAGATGTGTCAGAAGCCAGGAACTATGGCCGGGAGGCGCAGCAGAAAGTCCTGGAACAGGCTATCGCCGATCTGGAACAGGCCAAAAAACTGCTGCCGGTAACAACTGAAAATACCGGTGACCGTGGTATCAGGGCCAGCCTCGCCACTGCATTGGCGCTGGAAGCACATATATACGCCTGGATGGGCAACTATGCCAAATGTGAAGAGAACACCCGCGAGATCGTGAACAATCCCGGCAAGTTTAACCTCACGTTCATCACAGACTCCGCAGAATATGTGAAGATGACCATCGGACATTCTACTGAAAGTATTTTCGAGATCAATATCAACTACAATCAGAATGAAGGCTCCAAAAAAGGTATCGCTGAAAGAACACTATACGACCCGTTCCTGGCTACCCGCAAGCCGGTAAACACAGACGATGTCCCCTGGCTCGTGAACATGGAGACCATCGGCAAAATCTACGATCGCTTCAGCAGCGACACCACCGATCTCCGCTTCAAAGTATGGTATTATGCGCTTGATAGCAGATGGCCCATGCTCAGAAAGTATACCAGCGTCATTTATAAAGATGGCGATATCAAACGTGATCCCTGGTACTCCAATAATATCCTCATCTCCCGCTTGTCAGATATCATACTGCTCCGCGCGGAAGCGCTCTTCAAACTTGGTGATGAAGCCGGTGCACGCACACTGACGGACAAGATCCGCCAACGCGCCGGTGTGGCCCCTACCAATCCCGCTCTCTCCGGTGATGACCTCTTTACTTTCATTGTGCATGAAAGAGTGAGGGAATTATATGCCGAAGGACAGACCTACTGGGACCTCTGCCGCACTAAAAAGCTGGGAGACTTCAACGACAAATTCTCAGGCGCATTCACGCAGGGCAACGCCAACTACGGCAGAACATACTGGCCTATCAACAGGAACATCTTCAAAGACAATCCATTGATGAAACAAACGTCTTATTGGAACGGAAGACTATAA
- a CDS encoding fasciclin domain-containing protein: MKKIRSYILFCCIILVAFQSCKKDHIIGGSLHSAKFNGTTYEYLHTNRLFDTLILLIDKTGLKDEVNANNTTFFAPTNYCIYNYVKKVVQARLQLQTGNENLVFNFDQLDFPSLKDSLRAYIFPGNIIRDSLNKNGTLYTAKDGEQRLITLEEDPSNTYVNAGFTDRPKYIYITKIFGTRDPVDPDSLAALPESQRDVKDIIQSSGIITNNGVVHVIGNSHNFTFAKQPK, from the coding sequence ATGAAAAAGATCCGTAGCTATATCCTTTTTTGCTGCATCATACTGGTGGCATTCCAGTCCTGCAAAAAGGACCATATCATCGGTGGAAGCCTGCATTCCGCTAAATTCAACGGTACCACTTACGAATACCTGCATACCAACCGGCTCTTCGATACACTCATCCTCCTGATCGATAAAACAGGATTAAAAGACGAAGTGAATGCCAATAACACCACTTTCTTTGCACCTACCAATTATTGCATCTATAATTATGTGAAGAAGGTAGTGCAGGCAAGGCTGCAATTGCAGACAGGCAATGAGAACCTGGTGTTCAACTTTGACCAGCTGGATTTCCCCAGCCTGAAAGATTCATTGCGGGCCTATATCTTCCCTGGAAATATCATCCGTGATTCATTGAATAAGAACGGGACCCTATATACCGCTAAAGATGGGGAACAACGTCTCATCACACTGGAAGAAGACCCTAGCAACACTTATGTGAATGCCGGCTTCACTGACCGCCCGAAATACATCTATATCACCAAGATCTTCGGCACCCGGGATCCGGTAGATCCCGACTCCCTGGCGGCTTTGCCGGAATCACAGAGAGATGTAAAAGACATTATCCAGTCGTCGGGCATTATCACCAACAATGGGGTAGTACACGTAATAGGCAACTCACATAATTTCACTTTTGCCAAGCAACCTAAATAA
- a CDS encoding DUF5007 domain-containing protein translates to MKSLRHIYEKGLLALLVIAAFMSCKKVIPGYISDQIRYVDDTFRVPKGTYYTADSRSFQGDGTSYPLNVKLVDIRDLATGQSVKAFTDSQEILVFTKLFDPNKDTTVEQLNAIRTKQRVPPLQIVEKSGQLIVNNGSINIPNGNYTFDISVSNERGSKIFKNISVLQLYLVEFQDISKGCAWFKNNTTTSGDIGSPGVTYKKLSNDGFRVILKITDKNGTPFNPKTGELIKRGDRPLFESYSRFHPVQYTDTTMICDFEVTPFPLKEVPGYGYLMYYRIPSDFVQIDPGVAPTTDPIYSVNPRFSFRLLVPGTYEVTVKVPKVTRKSS, encoded by the coding sequence ATGAAATCACTCCGTCACATATACGAAAAAGGACTGCTGGCGCTGCTCGTCATCGCGGCGTTCATGTCCTGTAAAAAGGTTATCCCAGGCTATATCAGCGACCAGATCAGATACGTGGATGATACCTTCCGCGTGCCCAAAGGTACCTACTATACAGCAGATTCCCGCTCTTTCCAGGGTGATGGCACCAGTTATCCGCTAAATGTGAAACTGGTGGATATCCGCGACCTCGCTACCGGCCAATCGGTAAAGGCCTTTACCGACTCGCAGGAAATACTGGTATTCACAAAACTGTTTGATCCCAACAAGGACACCACCGTGGAGCAATTGAATGCTATCCGCACCAAACAGCGTGTTCCCCCTTTGCAGATCGTGGAGAAATCAGGACAGCTGATCGTGAATAACGGATCTATCAATATCCCCAATGGCAATTATACTTTTGATATCAGCGTATCCAATGAAAGAGGTTCGAAGATATTCAAGAATATATCAGTGCTTCAATTATACCTGGTCGAGTTCCAGGACATCAGCAAAGGCTGCGCGTGGTTCAAGAACAATACCACCACCAGCGGTGATATCGGCTCACCGGGCGTAACATATAAGAAGCTGTCCAACGATGGGTTCCGTGTGATCCTGAAGATCACGGACAAAAATGGCACACCGTTCAACCCGAAAACAGGAGAACTTATCAAACGTGGCGACAGACCGCTGTTTGAAAGCTATTCCCGTTTCCATCCGGTACAATACACCGACACTACCATGATCTGTGATTTTGAGGTAACGCCTTTCCCACTAAAGGAAGTGCCGGGATATGGTTATCTTATGTATTACAGGATACCCAGCGACTTTGTGCAGATAGATCCCGGTGTAGCACCTACTACTGACCCTATCTACAGTGTGAACCCGAGATTTTCATTCAGACTATTGGTTCCGGGTACTTATGAAGTGACCGTCAAAGTGCCGAAAGTCACCAGAAAAAGCAGTTGA
- a CDS encoding OmpA family protein, whose translation MSFDLLESAKSIFNSNVVSQASSQLGESEGGIQKALSGIVPMVLAGLLNKAGSGADAGGLLNMIKGVAGDANPSAVSGALLGGGTGLLTKGADLLRNLFGDKIGSITGMLSSFAGIKESSASTLLQTAAPATLGVAGQYAAQNNLTPNSFLSFLNTQKDSILNAVPSGLNIASLLGLSSLGDLGKKLGGIAAGIGGAGIGAATHAMSSAKQGGGSRWLLSLVLILVAIALLWYLMKGCGGGKHENTVVTDSITTSQLADSSASHVTEGGPVNRESIKVSLPDGSVLQAYKGGIEDQLVTFLKDNTRPASKDVWFDFDDLNFKTGSAQITEESMKQVGNIAAILKAFPKTKIKIGGYTDRTGDSTQNLKLSQERAMAVETALKNAKTDPAQLLGAEGYGSQFAKAAADAPDEERKKDRHISVSVREK comes from the coding sequence ATGTCATTTGACTTACTTGAAAGTGCAAAAAGTATTTTTAACAGTAATGTTGTCAGTCAGGCTTCCTCACAATTAGGAGAAAGTGAGGGCGGCATACAAAAAGCATTAAGTGGGATTGTACCGATGGTGTTAGCAGGGCTGTTGAACAAAGCCGGTTCGGGAGCTGATGCCGGCGGCCTGCTGAATATGATAAAGGGAGTAGCCGGCGATGCAAACCCATCTGCCGTAAGCGGAGCGCTTCTAGGTGGTGGCACTGGCCTGCTAACCAAGGGAGCAGACCTTCTGCGTAATCTTTTCGGAGACAAGATCGGCTCCATCACCGGTATGTTATCTTCTTTTGCCGGTATCAAGGAGTCATCTGCCAGCACACTGTTGCAAACAGCTGCACCAGCCACACTGGGCGTTGCCGGTCAATATGCTGCACAGAACAACCTCACCCCCAACTCATTTCTTTCTTTTCTCAATACACAAAAAGACAGTATTCTGAATGCCGTTCCGAGCGGCCTGAATATCGCCAGTCTGTTAGGACTCTCCAGTCTGGGCGACCTGGGCAAGAAACTGGGTGGCATCGCTGCCGGCATAGGTGGTGCCGGTATAGGCGCTGCAACCCATGCCATGAGCAGCGCAAAACAAGGCGGCGGCAGCCGCTGGTTATTGTCACTCGTCCTGATTCTCGTAGCCATTGCATTGCTGTGGTACCTGATGAAGGGCTGTGGTGGCGGCAAACACGAAAATACCGTAGTCACCGATAGCATCACCACCAGTCAGCTGGCCGACTCCTCCGCTTCCCATGTTACAGAAGGTGGCCCCGTAAATCGTGAAAGCATCAAGGTATCACTGCCCGACGGTAGCGTCCTCCAGGCCTATAAAGGTGGTATCGAAGACCAGCTGGTGACCTTCCTGAAAGATAATACCCGCCCCGCCAGCAAAGATGTATGGTTCGACTTCGACGACCTCAACTTCAAAACCGGTAGCGCACAAATCACCGAAGAAAGTATGAAACAGGTAGGTAACATCGCCGCCATCCTCAAAGCCTTCCCGAAAACAAAAATTAAAATCGGTGGCTATACCGACCGTACCGGCGACAGTACCCAAAACCTCAAACTCTCCCAGGAACGCGCTATGGCAGTAGAAACAGCCCTCAAAAACGCGAAAACAGACCCTGCACAACTGCTCGGCGCCGAAGGCTACGGTTCCCAATTTGCCAAAGCCGCTGCTGACGCCCCCGATGAAGAAAGGAAAAAAGACAGACATATTTCTGTTAGCGTCCGCGAAAAATAA
- a CDS encoding glycine betaine/L-proline ABC transporter ATP-binding protein, with amino-acid sequence MMPKLKIENLTLIFGREQHEALQLLEQGKSKAEILDRTGSTVAVKNASFDIEAGEFFVIMGLSGSGKSSLLRCLNRLIEPSAGNVMLNGVDITALPDAALQEVRRKEISMVFQKFGLLPHRTVLENVAFGLELQGIPAAERLEKARNVTSLVGLKGYENMLPSELSGGMQQRVGLARALANDPEVLLMDEAFSALDPLIRTQMQDELLDLQEKMHKTIVFITHDLDEAIRLGDRIAIMKDGEVIQIGTPEEILTAPANDYVSSFVEKVDRKAIITASSLMDTKPTMAVFRKDGPEGSLRKMRATGLDILPAVTIDKHFLGFVYLREVLEVKKRGDKTIEAAIHRDVPVANPDMTVEQMLPFIAETDKPVAVVNPDNNKLLGLISQTSLIIETTGSQANTQA; translated from the coding sequence ATGATGCCTAAACTGAAAATAGAAAACCTCACCCTTATCTTCGGTCGTGAACAGCATGAAGCGCTGCAACTACTGGAGCAGGGGAAGTCCAAAGCAGAAATACTGGACCGCACCGGCAGCACCGTGGCGGTCAAAAACGCCTCCTTCGATATCGAAGCTGGTGAATTCTTTGTGATCATGGGCCTCTCCGGCAGTGGTAAATCCAGCCTCCTCCGCTGCCTCAACCGCCTGATTGAGCCCAGTGCCGGCAATGTCATGCTCAATGGCGTAGATATCACCGCACTGCCCGATGCTGCACTGCAGGAAGTACGCCGTAAGGAAATATCCATGGTATTCCAGAAGTTCGGACTCCTGCCACATCGAACCGTCCTGGAAAACGTAGCCTTCGGACTGGAGCTGCAAGGCATACCTGCGGCCGAACGCCTCGAAAAGGCACGTAATGTGACCAGCCTCGTAGGTTTGAAAGGCTATGAAAACATGCTGCCATCCGAATTGTCCGGTGGTATGCAACAGCGGGTGGGCCTGGCACGTGCGCTCGCCAACGACCCCGAAGTACTCCTCATGGACGAAGCCTTCTCCGCCCTCGATCCCCTCATCCGCACCCAAATGCAGGATGAACTGCTCGATCTGCAGGAGAAAATGCATAAGACGATCGTCTTCATCACCCACGACCTCGATGAAGCCATCCGCCTCGGCGACCGCATCGCCATTATGAAAGACGGAGAAGTCATTCAGATCGGTACACCGGAAGAAATACTTACGGCACCGGCCAACGATTACGTCAGCTCTTTCGTGGAAAAGGTAGACCGCAAGGCTATCATCACTGCATCCTCTCTGATGGACACCAAGCCCACTATGGCCGTATTCCGTAAAGACGGTCCTGAAGGAAGCCTCCGTAAAATGAGAGCCACTGGCCTCGACATCCTTCCGGCCGTCACCATCGATAAACATTTCCTCGGTTTTGTTTACCTGCGTGAAGTACTCGAAGTGAAAAAACGCGGTGATAAAACCATCGAAGCCGCCATCCATCGTGATGTGCCCGTGGCAAACCCCGATATGACCGTAGAACAAATGCTACCCTTTATCGCGGAAACCGATAAACCCGTGGCGGTAGTGAACCCCGACAATAACAAGCTTCTGGGGCTTATTTCCCAGACTTCCCTGATTATCGAAACTACCGGTAGTCAGGCTAACACACAAGCATAA
- a CDS encoding proline/glycine betaine ABC transporter permease, producing the protein MIKIGKYIEQFINWLTHNFGPFFKVVKSGVESMVDGVLWLFSFLPFYVVIALLAVLAWRRAGWGVGVVTALGLTLIYSMGYWVPTMETLSLILVSAFIALLIGIPLGIWAARSQTAGKVMRPLMDFMQTMPAFVYLIPAVLFFGLGKVPGVFATIIFAMPPAVRLTTLGISQVPEDIVEATRSFGATPRQLLFKVELPLALPTILAGVNQTIMMSLSMVVISAMIAAGGLGETVLKGITQLKIGLGFEGGIAVVILAIILDRITQSFGKRKQKEKR; encoded by the coding sequence ATGATTAAAATCGGAAAATATATTGAACAGTTCATTAATTGGCTCACACACAATTTCGGCCCCTTCTTCAAGGTGGTGAAATCTGGTGTGGAATCAATGGTGGACGGTGTTTTATGGCTGTTCTCCTTTCTGCCCTTTTATGTGGTCATCGCCCTGCTGGCTGTACTGGCCTGGAGAAGGGCAGGGTGGGGCGTAGGAGTGGTTACCGCACTGGGACTGACGCTCATCTATTCAATGGGATACTGGGTGCCTACGATGGAAACCCTCTCCCTGATACTCGTATCTGCCTTTATTGCTCTCCTGATAGGTATTCCCTTGGGTATATGGGCCGCCAGAAGCCAAACAGCCGGTAAGGTGATGCGTCCGCTGATGGACTTTATGCAAACGATGCCGGCCTTCGTATACCTGATACCGGCGGTACTTTTCTTCGGACTGGGGAAAGTACCGGGCGTATTTGCCACTATCATCTTTGCGATGCCTCCGGCCGTAAGGCTTACCACCCTGGGTATCAGCCAGGTGCCGGAAGATATTGTGGAAGCTACCCGCTCTTTTGGGGCTACACCCCGGCAGTTGCTGTTTAAAGTAGAGCTGCCCCTGGCGCTGCCTACTATCCTGGCTGGGGTCAACCAAACCATTATGATGTCGTTGTCAATGGTGGTTATCTCCGCTATGATTGCCGCCGGCGGTCTGGGAGAAACAGTGCTCAAAGGCATCACACAGCTGAAAATCGGCCTGGGCTTTGAAGGTGGTATCGCGGTGGTGATACTGGCCATCATCCTGGATCGTATCACACAGTCATTCGGTAAAAGGAAACAGAAAGAAAAACGCTAA
- a CDS encoding glycine betaine ABC transporter substrate-binding protein, whose protein sequence is MKKIFILGLAAVMLVLAACQQNGNQSEKRITIGYVNWAEGVAMTQLAKHLLQEKGYTVTLKNADVAPIFAAVAGGDADVFLDAWMPVTHKTYMQTFGDKITVLNTNYDSARIGLVVPDYVKARTIEDLAKEKASFGGKVVGIDAGAGIMTKAEDAIREYNLGYQLQSSSEAAMMATLKKSIDEKLPIVVTGWEPHHMFARFKLRFLEDPKKVFGETEKIQTIANSEFTVKDTTAVNFFRKFKLNSEQLSSLMNVMADADGKEDVAIKKWISEHKALVKEWM, encoded by the coding sequence ATGAAAAAAATCTTCATCCTCGGACTGGCAGCAGTCATGCTTGTCCTGGCCGCCTGTCAGCAGAACGGGAACCAGAGCGAAAAAAGAATAACCATCGGATATGTTAACTGGGCAGAAGGCGTGGCAATGACTCAGCTGGCCAAACACCTGCTGCAGGAGAAAGGTTATACGGTTACCCTTAAAAATGCAGACGTAGCACCCATCTTCGCTGCCGTGGCTGGTGGCGATGCAGACGTGTTCCTCGATGCATGGATGCCCGTTACCCATAAAACCTACATGCAAACATTCGGCGACAAAATCACCGTGCTCAATACAAACTACGACAGTGCCAGAATAGGACTGGTAGTGCCCGACTATGTGAAAGCTCGCACTATCGAAGACCTGGCCAAAGAAAAAGCCTCCTTCGGCGGTAAAGTAGTAGGCATCGATGCCGGTGCCGGTATCATGACCAAAGCTGAAGATGCTATCCGCGAATACAACCTGGGCTACCAGTTGCAGTCATCCAGCGAAGCGGCCATGATGGCTACCCTGAAGAAAAGCATCGATGAAAAGCTGCCAATAGTGGTTACCGGATGGGAACCCCATCATATGTTTGCACGATTTAAACTTCGTTTCCTGGAAGATCCCAAAAAAGTATTTGGCGAAACAGAAAAGATTCAAACGATCGCCAACAGTGAATTTACGGTGAAGGACACCACTGCAGTCAACTTCTTCCGGAAATTCAAACTGAACAGTGAACAACTGAGCTCACTGATGAACGTGATGGCAGACGCAGACGGAAAAGAAGATGTTGCTATCAAAAAATGGATCAGCGAGCACAAAGCACTCGTGAAAGAATGGATGTAA
- a CDS encoding PDZ domain-containing protein — protein sequence MKTFLAHALLLAVWSTQTISAQEQIRKDTILVRVSTKKHGNAYTPADLQQALVRKRAQYPDKKLSVVFIEPGNYYFDTTLVITPALTNGEGHILFSKLHPEDKVTLSGGQPIQVKWSLWKNGIYKATLDLPYTFDQLYINDELQIRARYPNYDSSARHYNGSAADALSPERVKTWQHPEGGYVHALHKGEWGGYHYRIKGVNPDLTLQLEGGYQNNRQMGMHPQHRFVENIFEELDTVREWYYDQPHKTLYYKPAPGTRLSSARVVVSRLPTVIALKGTAGAPVRNAAITGLRFAHTAPTFMDTREPLLRSDWTIYRGGTVLLDGTENCSIRACEFDHNGGNAVFVSNYNRHTLISGCHIHDAGGSGICFVGNPDAVRSPLFEYNQSQPLASIDTVSGPQTSHYPDSCIAYDNLIYRTGTIEKQTAGIQLSMAMNITVSHNTIYDVPRAGINVSEGTWGGHEIAYNDVFNTVLETGDHGAFNSWGRDRYWHPDRQIMDSLVAAHPWLIRLDAIHTIRLHDNRFRCDHGWDIDLDDGSTNYHIYNNVCLNGGLKLREGFYRTVENNVILNNSFHPHVWFANSHDVFRHNLVTAAYKPIGIRYWGDEIDYNCFPDSAAMPSGTDKHSLAGSPGFVNPLGGDYRVIPSSPALRTGFHNFRMDSFGVVSPQLRRLAKKAPLPVLAQQHLLSSATTNWSGARIKNIETLGERSAAGLPDNNGVYVVSVPASFRYHLQAGDVILKAGTTPVPNVAALLAIMARGNSWPVNLTIFRNQQQLII from the coding sequence ATGAAAACATTTCTAGCCCATGCCCTGCTACTGGCGGTATGGAGTACCCAAACTATCAGCGCGCAGGAACAGATCAGGAAAGACACCATACTGGTGCGGGTAAGCACCAAAAAACACGGCAATGCATATACGCCGGCCGACTTACAACAAGCGCTGGTCCGGAAACGAGCCCAGTATCCCGATAAAAAACTCTCTGTAGTATTTATTGAACCAGGGAACTATTATTTTGATACCACCCTGGTGATTACGCCAGCGTTGACTAACGGAGAGGGACATATTTTATTCAGCAAACTTCATCCCGAAGACAAGGTCACTTTAAGCGGAGGGCAGCCCATACAGGTAAAATGGAGCCTTTGGAAGAATGGTATTTACAAGGCCACGCTGGACCTGCCCTATACCTTCGATCAATTATATATCAACGATGAGCTGCAGATACGTGCCCGCTATCCCAACTACGACAGCAGTGCCCGTCATTATAATGGCAGCGCTGCAGACGCTCTCAGCCCTGAAAGAGTTAAAACATGGCAGCATCCGGAAGGTGGTTATGTACATGCCTTACATAAAGGAGAATGGGGCGGCTATCATTATCGTATCAAGGGCGTCAATCCCGACCTCACGCTTCAGCTGGAAGGAGGCTATCAGAATAACCGGCAGATGGGCATGCACCCCCAGCACCGGTTTGTAGAGAATATTTTTGAAGAACTGGATACCGTCCGCGAATGGTATTACGACCAACCACATAAAACACTGTATTATAAACCAGCTCCCGGTACCCGGCTGTCTTCCGCCAGGGTGGTGGTTTCCCGGCTACCTACGGTAATTGCCCTGAAAGGTACAGCCGGAGCTCCGGTAAGGAATGCAGCGATAACAGGACTCCGTTTTGCTCATACGGCTCCCACGTTTATGGATACACGGGAACCGCTGCTACGCAGCGACTGGACCATCTATCGCGGCGGTACCGTTTTGCTGGACGGCACAGAAAACTGTAGCATCCGGGCCTGTGAGTTTGACCACAATGGCGGTAACGCCGTATTTGTAAGTAATTACAACCGGCATACGCTGATCTCCGGATGCCATATTCATGATGCAGGCGGCAGCGGTATCTGCTTTGTAGGTAACCCCGATGCTGTGCGTTCACCACTGTTTGAGTACAACCAGTCACAACCGCTGGCATCCATTGACACCGTTTCCGGGCCGCAAACAAGCCATTATCCGGACTCCTGCATCGCATACGATAATCTGATCTACCGTACCGGCACCATCGAAAAACAGACTGCCGGCATACAGTTGTCGATGGCCATGAACATCACGGTATCACACAATACTATATATGATGTACCACGTGCAGGCATCAACGTGAGTGAAGGTACCTGGGGCGGGCATGAGATTGCATACAATGATGTATTTAATACGGTACTGGAAACCGGCGACCACGGTGCTTTTAACTCCTGGGGCCGGGACCGCTACTGGCATCCCGACCGCCAGATCATGGATAGTCTTGTGGCAGCCCATCCCTGGCTGATCAGACTGGATGCGATTCATACCATCCGCCTGCACGACAACCGCTTCCGCTGTGATCACGGCTGGGACATAGACCTGGACGATGGTTCCACCAACTATCATATTTACAACAACGTATGTCTTAACGGCGGATTAAAACTGCGGGAAGGTTTTTACAGAACAGTAGAAAACAATGTAATCCTCAACAATTCCTTTCATCCGCATGTATGGTTTGCCAACAGTCATGATGTTTTCCGCCACAACCTTGTAACGGCAGCTTATAAACCTATTGGTATCCGGTATTGGGGCGATGAGATCGATTATAACTGTTTTCCTGACAGTGCTGCCATGCCTTCCGGCACCGACAAACATTCTCTCGCAGGCAGCCCTGGTTTTGTAAACCCTTTAGGCGGGGATTATCGCGTAATACCGTCCTCTCCTGCTTTACGGACAGGTTTTCATAATTTCCGCATGGATAGTTTTGGTGTTGTATCTCCGCAACTTCGGCGGCTTGCGAAAAAGGCACCGCTGCCAGTGCTGGCACAGCAACACCTGTTGTCATCAGCCACCACCAACTGGAGCGGTGCCCGGATCAAAAATATTGAAACACTGGGAGAGCGCTCTGCAGCCGGTTTACCTGACAACAACGGTGTATATGTAGTAAGTGTACCGGCCAGCTTCAGGTATCACTTGCAGGCAGGAGATGTGATCTTAAAAGCAGGTACTACACCGGTACCTAACGTAGCGGCGCTGCTGGCAATCATGGCCCGTGGTAATAGCTGGCCAGTGAATCTGACCATCTTCAGAAATCAGCAGCAGCTGATCATTTAA